The following is a genomic window from Desulfobulbaceae bacterium.
ACACAAATATCCCAGGCCTTCTCCCAGCCCAGACCATTCTCATCCATCAACAGTCGCATCAATTCAGGAATTGCTATGGATGGGTGCGTATCGTTTAGTTGAACAGCAACGCAATCACTGAACTTTGCGAATCCTTTGTTGTGCTTTATGTAACGCCTGAAGATGTCCTGAAACGTTGCTGCCACAAAAAAGTATTGTTGCTTCAGCCGTAACTCCTGACCTGCGCAGGCGTCATCGGGAGGGTAAAGCAGTTTTGAGATGGTTTCGGAACGAACCTTATTTTGAACAGCCCCGATATAGTCACCTTTACCAAAAAAGCTTAAGTCAAGCTCTCGAGAGGCCTTAGCGCGCCAGAGCCGCATATTGATGACATTATCATTACCATAGCCAGGAATAAGGACATCACAAGCATTGGCCATCACAACTTCGGTATCAATCCATTCCGATCTGTAGTTGCCTTTCTCATCAAGATAGGTGTTTACTTTCCCATAAAATTTCACTGGATATAGTGGGTGAGTCCGTTCAAACTCCCAAGGCGTTCCAAAACGAAGCCAGTTATCCGGACTTTCTACCTGATACCCATTAATAATTTTTTGATGAAAGAGACCAAAATCATAATTAATCCCATATCCATAGGCAGGGATCTTCATCGTAGCTATTGAATCCATAAAACAGGCTGCCAACCTGCCGAGTCCGCCATTGCCAAGGGCGGCATCCTCTTCCTCTTCGCGAACGGCCGCCAAATCAAAACCAAGATCGTCAATAGCCTTGTTTACTAAATCATAAAACCCCATATTAATAAGACTGTTGCCTAATGAGCGGCCGATCAAAAATTCAAGTGAGAGATAATAGACCCTCTTTTGCTTCTTGGTATAATAACTTTTCTGGGTATTGATCCAATTCTCAACTAAGAAATCTCTCATCGTATAGGCAAGTGCCTTATAAACATCATGGGTTCCGGCCCGCTGTGGATCACGCCCCTGAAAGCTCAACAGGTGGTTCAATAATGTTTTTTTGATCCCCTCAACATCTTTAGGGTTGAAGAGGGAGGCAAAAGAGTCATCATCCTTACGAACCTTTTCATTTTTTACTTTCATTCTATAGAGCTCCACTGGTTATTTTCGTTTTCGCCATTGCCATTATTACCCTACAACGACGACTCTTACGGGGTCAATTATTAATTTTTTTCACAAAAACATTTCACCCATTCGAGGGCTTGTTTTTTATCCATTATACCAGTTAACACCATCTCTTTTTCCAACTCAGAAAATATCTCACTAAATACGGGGCCCGGTTCTAACTGTAGATATTCTATCAAATCGTGTCCGTTTACGGGAAGTGCCCCTAAGACGGGTTTTACCCGTAACAGAAAGGTTCTGTAGACCTCAGAAAACAACAGGGAAATCTCTTTTTCCATGCCAGCAGGTTTTCCTTCCCCCTGACCAGCCAAACTGTCAGCCATAGCCAGCAAAAACAGTCCAGCAAGATCATCTCCGGAAGCCTTAGCAATTTTAAGACATGCCCTGGGGGTAATGCCATTTTTTTTCCGCGCATTAACCAAATGAAATGGCCACATATGCAGTTTGACTAATCGAGAAATGAAGTTCAACTCCGCACTGCTCCACCTCAAACGCTTTGCTATGTTGCCGACCAGAAGTTCTCCATGTCCATCATGATTATAGAAAGTAATTTGACCAGTATCTTTTATGCCACGGGCCGGAGGCTTCCCAATATCATGAAGCAAAGCCGCGATTTTAAGCATGAGAACATTTTCCTGCTTGTCACAATACGCCTGCATTAACTCCTCGGTATCCGAAAACCACTGGCCTGGAGAATCGATAATAGACTCAATCTGCTTTACTGTTTCCAAACAATGATCGTATACATCAAGATGATGGCTTGAAGGCTGCGTCACACCACGACCAGTTTCAAGTTCCGGCA
Proteins encoded in this region:
- a CDS encoding HD domain-containing protein; the protein is MNIATKYISAELRQALRAVSNATDTQVYLSGGVIRDWALGVASVDLDFTVSTRGVDFGKRLATDLQATFVLLSEAEGICRVVWNGLDLDISTFRKNTNRIEDDLCQRDFTINALAIEITADEAWSSGVSAIIDPLGGMDDLKNGIIKCCNDECLNDDPLRMLRTFRLMAQLGFDIDPHTTQLITKFKQGLDRVAGERIWSELKKTIQHKKSWKSFKAMDSCGLLAQVLPELETGRGVTQPSSHHLDVYDHCLETVKQIESIIDSPGQWFSDTEELMQAYCDKQENVLMLKIAALLHDIGKPPARGIKDTGQITFYNHDGHGELLVGNIAKRLRWSSAELNFISRLVKLHMWPFHLVNARKKNGITPRACLKIAKASGDDLAGLFLLAMADSLAGQGEGKPAGMEKEISLLFSEVYRTFLLRVKPVLGALPVNGHDLIEYLQLEPGPVFSEIFSELEKEMVLTGIMDKKQALEWVKCFCEKN